A single region of the Acinetobacter sp. WCHA45 genome encodes:
- a CDS encoding ABC transporter ATP-binding protein, with amino-acid sequence MHSTQDDNTVSNPALLRVKQLSIHNETGHRLVKDLSFDVYPAKTVAIVGESGSGKSISALALLGLLPNNLTVQGQVEFASQALLSLSPIHLQQVRGKRIAIIFQEPMTALNPLHHVEKMMAESLILRGISTADIRQQTLSLLQDVGIAEAAQILKCYPHELSGGQRQRVMLAMALALEPEILIADEPTTALDVVLQTQILALLKKLQQQRNMAMILISHDLNLVKQYTDHVVVLNQGQVEEQGSTTEIFTHPKTAYTRNLLNHDFGQALSLTPSETLLELKNVTVKYPIKRGLLNQIKAYKVAADSIHFNLSKGESLGIVGESGSGKSSLALAIARLISSEGEICLQFQNLNQLNQKQLRPLRRDFQIVFQDPFSSLNPRMSVEQIIAEGLHLQNITKQRSDEEIDDVLTKVELSLEDKNKYPHQLSGGQRQRVALARALVLKPKLIILDEPTSALDRVTQRSIIALLRRLQQQEQISYLFISHDLQVIKALCQKVMVMHHAKVLEYQATALLFSQPQTAYTRQLIAASEY; translated from the coding sequence ATGCATTCGACCCAAGACGATAATACGGTTTCAAATCCAGCTTTATTAAGGGTTAAGCAACTCAGCATTCACAATGAAACAGGACATCGTCTTGTGAAAGATTTGAGTTTTGATGTTTACCCTGCAAAGACTGTTGCGATTGTGGGAGAAAGTGGGTCTGGTAAATCAATCAGTGCTTTGGCTTTATTGGGATTGTTACCTAATAATCTAACAGTACAAGGACAAGTTGAGTTTGCAAGTCAAGCGCTGTTGTCTTTAAGTCCAATTCATTTACAGCAGGTTCGAGGCAAGCGGATTGCCATTATTTTCCAAGAACCAATGACTGCATTAAATCCTTTGCATCATGTCGAAAAAATGATGGCTGAAAGCTTGATTTTGCGTGGTATTTCTACAGCGGATATTCGACAACAGACGCTTTCTTTATTGCAGGATGTTGGGATTGCTGAAGCAGCGCAAATTCTTAAGTGCTATCCACATGAGTTGTCGGGTGGGCAACGACAGCGTGTGATGTTGGCGATGGCTTTGGCTTTAGAGCCAGAGATTTTGATTGCGGATGAACCAACAACAGCATTGGATGTGGTTTTACAGACGCAAATTTTAGCTTTATTAAAAAAACTACAACAGCAACGAAACATGGCGATGATTTTGATTAGCCATGACTTAAATCTGGTTAAGCAATATACAGATCATGTGGTCGTGCTGAATCAAGGTCAGGTAGAAGAGCAGGGTAGTACGACTGAAATTTTTACACACCCCAAAACTGCATATACACGAAATTTACTCAATCACGATTTTGGACAAGCTCTATCGCTAACGCCGAGCGAGACATTACTTGAACTAAAAAATGTCACGGTCAAATATCCTATCAAACGTGGTTTATTGAACCAAATTAAAGCGTATAAGGTCGCAGCGGACTCAATACATTTCAATTTGTCCAAAGGCGAGTCTTTGGGTATTGTTGGTGAGAGTGGTTCGGGAAAATCATCATTGGCTTTAGCGATTGCACGTTTGATTTCAAGTGAAGGCGAAATTTGCTTGCAGTTTCAAAACTTAAATCAACTCAATCAAAAACAACTTCGCCCCCTACGCCGTGATTTTCAAATTGTATTTCAAGATCCATTTAGTAGCCTAAATCCTCGGATGTCTGTTGAACAAATTATTGCGGAAGGGCTTCACCTTCAAAATATTACTAAGCAACGATCTGATGAGGAAATTGATGACGTTTTAACGAAAGTTGAACTCTCTTTGGAGGATAAAAACAAATATCCGCATCAACTTTCAGGTGGTCAACGACAAAGGGTCGCACTGGCACGCGCTTTAGTTTTAAAACCGAAGCTGATTATTCTAGATGAACCAACTTCTGCCTTGGATCGAGTAACACAACGTTCAATCATTGCGTTGTTGCGTCGTTTACAGCAACAGGAGCAGATTAGTTATTTATTTATCAGTCATGACTTGCAAGTCATTAAAGCCTTGTGCCAAAAAGTCATGGTGATGCATCATGCGAAAGTATTGGAATATCAAGCAACAGCACTTTTATTTAGTCAGCCTCAAACAGCGTATACCCGTCAATTGATTGCCGCGAGCGAATATTAG
- a CDS encoding glutathione S-transferase, which produces MQIRLFHLQNSRSQRIVWFLEELGLPYELVINHHSNTDQKKNSPHPLSKFPAVEIINREQIFILAETSAIIDYLSYLYPQLGQTKLLGSQLQSFYYWKNYSEATFIPDLLLKQIFHQIVQRTPFPVRFVSKFLKYGFDQGYLNPSLQQQITMIDKYLKDHLWFAGDQFTVADILMWFPLFACAQNNHQCKHIQRYLAQIENRPAFKKSLIKGQWSASTFQSYWTMAW; this is translated from the coding sequence ATGCAAATCCGTTTATTCCACTTACAAAATTCACGTTCTCAGCGCATCGTTTGGTTTTTAGAAGAATTAGGACTTCCCTACGAGTTAGTCATCAACCACCATTCAAACACAGATCAAAAGAAAAATTCACCGCATCCATTATCCAAATTTCCTGCTGTTGAAATAATAAATCGAGAGCAAATTTTTATCTTAGCCGAAACTTCAGCGATTATTGATTACTTGTCTTATCTATATCCCCAATTAGGGCAAACTAAATTATTAGGATCACAACTTCAAAGTTTTTATTATTGGAAGAATTATTCTGAGGCGACCTTTATCCCCGATCTGCTACTCAAACAAATTTTTCACCAAATTGTACAACGTACACCATTTCCTGTTCGCTTCGTTTCAAAATTTTTAAAATATGGATTTGATCAAGGCTATTTAAATCCATCGTTACAGCAACAAATAACCATGATTGATAAGTATTTAAAAGATCATTTATGGTTTGCTGGGGATCAATTTACGGTTGCAGATATTTTGATGTGGTTTCCATTATTCGCTTGCGCACAAAACAACCATCAATGTAAACATATACAGCGTTATTTAGCTCAAATAGAAAACAGACCAGCCTTTAAAAAATCTTTAATCAAAGGACAATGGTCTGCTTCTACGTTTCAATCTTATTGGACGATGGCGTGGTAA
- the yejB gene encoding microcin C ABC transporter permease YejB, with protein MVHYILKRMLLMIPTLYFIVLINFIIVQIAPGGPVEQAIQQIQNAQGLGTGASASSSLSNLAQYQGARGLSPEMIDKIKAQYGFDRPAHERFWLMIKGYLTFDFGISFFKDKPVTQLLYEKLPVTLSLGLWSTFLIYLIAIPLGIKKAKNNGLLFDQSTSLLLAVSYAIPSFVFAILLIVFFAGGSYLQWFPLQGLVSENFNQLSFFAKIKDYLWHMSLPILSMVLGSFAARTYLTKYSFVEELKKPYVLTARSKGLNDNQVLYGHVFRNAILVVVAALPEALVGIFFVGNLFIEIIFNLDGIGLLGFEAITQRDYPVIFGTLFLFTLFGMILRLIGDLLYQMIDPRIDFEARGGK; from the coding sequence ATGGTTCACTATATTCTGAAAAGAATGTTATTGATGATCCCGACATTATATTTCATTGTGTTGATTAACTTTATTATTGTCCAAATTGCGCCAGGTGGACCTGTCGAACAAGCCATCCAACAGATACAAAATGCACAGGGTTTAGGTACAGGAGCAAGCGCTTCATCTAGCCTAAGTAACTTGGCGCAATATCAGGGCGCACGTGGGCTCAGTCCTGAAATGATTGATAAAATTAAAGCACAATATGGTTTTGATCGTCCTGCACATGAGCGTTTCTGGTTGATGATCAAAGGCTATTTAACATTTGATTTTGGTATAAGCTTTTTTAAAGATAAACCTGTTACGCAATTGCTTTATGAAAAACTGCCTGTCACTTTGTCTCTAGGCTTGTGGAGTACCTTTCTGATTTATCTGATTGCGATTCCATTGGGCATCAAGAAAGCCAAAAATAATGGTTTGCTGTTTGATCAATCGACTTCGTTGTTGCTGGCGGTGAGTTATGCCATTCCATCTTTTGTTTTTGCGATTCTGCTCATCGTTTTTTTTGCAGGTGGGAGTTATCTACAGTGGTTTCCATTACAAGGACTAGTTTCTGAAAACTTTAATCAGTTAAGTTTTTTCGCCAAAATAAAAGACTATCTATGGCACATGAGTTTACCCATTTTAAGTATGGTATTAGGGAGTTTTGCTGCACGAACCTATCTGACCAAATATTCCTTTGTAGAAGAATTAAAGAAACCGTATGTTCTGACGGCACGATCAAAAGGTTTAAATGACAATCAGGTACTTTATGGGCATGTTTTTCGTAATGCCATTTTAGTGGTGGTTGCAGCTTTGCCCGAAGCATTGGTGGGTATTTTCTTCGTCGGTAACTTATTTATCGAGATCATTTTTAATCTCGATGGGATTGGCTTGTTGGGTTTTGAAGCAATCACCCAACGTGATTATCCTGTAATTTTTGGAACTTTGTTCTTATTTACCTTATTTGGAATGATTTTACGTTTAATTGGTGATTTGCTTTACCAAATGATTGATCCTCGGATTGATTTTGAAGCGAGGGGTGGAAAATGA
- a CDS encoding L,D-transpeptidase family protein, translating into MFVRSLLAMSLSCIIANVAFATPTTEQPLNPKKISAPVQDPIDPLSIERSAASSVMAQSASSVAVQAASEPQVNTGAASAVSQKLENAPDTTTTTAPAVKVSWTLDSLNTADWYENIGKGQFPVYARAHVMLNNAHASPGAIDGSNGKNTLKAIASFQQMNGLTPTGQLTKETWDALVAQQTKPTYVEYTITDADLKGPYANSIPSDYALQAKMKGLYYTSVTEMLGEKFHMDEGFLKKLNPTATFKKAGEKIVVANVRNDLPEDIHLIVAHKGAKQLYLFNSRNQMIASFPATIGSSDTPSPTGTYKVVGVAKNPYYSYSPSNFIQGKNLKPLTLPPGPNAPVGNIWIGLSKKSFGIHGTPNPSLISKTASHGCIRLTNWDANDLGGKVRSGVTVKFLE; encoded by the coding sequence ATGTTCGTTCGCTCATTACTCGCTATGAGTTTAAGTTGTATTATTGCCAATGTTGCTTTTGCTACCCCAACAACTGAGCAACCATTAAATCCAAAAAAAATTTCAGCTCCAGTTCAAGATCCTATTGATCCACTATCTATCGAGCGTTCTGCTGCATCGAGTGTAATGGCTCAATCCGCATCAAGTGTTGCTGTTCAAGCTGCTTCTGAGCCACAAGTCAATACGGGAGCTGCTTCGGCAGTGTCTCAAAAACTAGAAAATGCACCCGATACCACGACTACAACAGCACCAGCTGTCAAAGTTTCATGGACTTTAGACAGTTTGAATACAGCTGACTGGTATGAAAATATTGGTAAAGGTCAATTTCCTGTATATGCACGTGCGCATGTGATGTTGAATAATGCTCACGCCTCACCAGGCGCAATTGATGGCTCAAATGGTAAAAATACACTAAAAGCAATTGCTTCATTTCAACAAATGAATGGCCTTACACCAACAGGTCAATTGACTAAAGAAACTTGGGATGCTTTAGTCGCTCAACAAACTAAACCAACTTATGTTGAATACACGATTACGGATGCAGATTTAAAAGGTCCTTACGCAAATTCAATCCCTTCTGACTATGCATTACAAGCAAAAATGAAAGGTTTGTACTACACGAGTGTAACAGAGATGTTGGGCGAAAAGTTTCATATGGATGAAGGTTTCCTCAAAAAATTAAATCCAACTGCAACCTTTAAGAAAGCAGGTGAAAAAATTGTTGTTGCCAATGTCCGTAACGACTTGCCTGAAGACATCCATTTAATCGTGGCGCATAAAGGCGCAAAACAGCTTTATCTGTTTAATAGCCGTAACCAGATGATTGCGTCATTTCCTGCGACAATTGGTAGTTCTGACACGCCTTCTCCAACAGGTACCTATAAAGTAGTCGGTGTTGCGAAAAATCCATACTACAGCTATTCGCCATCAAACTTTATTCAAGGAAAAAACCTTAAACCACTGACCTTACCACCAGGCCCAAATGCACCTGTGGGCAATATCTGGATTGGTTTAAGTAAAAAATCCTTTGGTATTCATGGTACGCCAAACCCATCATTAATTTCCAAGACAGCATCACACGGTTGTATCCGTCTTACCAACTGGGATGCGAATGACCTCGGTGGAAAAGTACGCTCTGGCGTTACCGTTAAATTTCTCGAATAA
- a CDS encoding GGDEF domain-containing protein, giving the protein MENQYDIKQLCKEKEDLEQLVIAHSRTKKTQKNLPTQLENEFWQFNIDRTRINAIQFFGQGVITYAIFVLLILPSNLLVIRTSTHFILDFVYSILSLVVVAAALFLFWAFSRFRRLNPLFYPATCVIVFCTIFIPSLLMMSISNLVLQNQSMVLIAFLYMLGFILSGLKPKHMLWIGSSAAIVILLSLYFLKVPCDFLMLGRTFIGSLLLGFSISVMLTSKDRKLFLKTKISEIDERILRLQASELLHLSQHDELTKVSNRRTFEEMFSYYYELACKESKAMSVLFIDIDYFKNYNDFYGHQMGDQVISAIAKMIKSSIRHMDFIARYGGEEFVVLLPETSAQGAYAVATNIYRAIDRQMIQHEKSLVSNHVTISLGITVFNGNPKISQDSVIHTADKALYRAKQLGRNQIYYQPLPSVE; this is encoded by the coding sequence ATGGAAAATCAATATGATATTAAGCAGTTATGTAAAGAAAAAGAAGATCTAGAACAGTTAGTCATTGCACATTCTAGAACCAAGAAAACACAAAAAAATTTGCCTACCCAACTCGAAAATGAGTTTTGGCAATTTAATATTGATCGAACTAGAATCAATGCGATTCAGTTCTTTGGTCAAGGGGTAATTACATATGCGATTTTTGTACTTTTGATTTTACCGTCGAATTTGTTGGTCATTCGAACAAGCACCCATTTTATTTTAGATTTTGTATATAGCATTTTAAGCTTGGTTGTTGTTGCGGCAGCACTATTTTTATTTTGGGCATTTTCTCGTTTTAGACGGCTTAACCCATTATTTTATCCTGCAACCTGTGTGATTGTATTTTGTACAATTTTCATTCCCTCATTGTTAATGATGAGTATTTCTAATCTGGTGCTACAAAACCAGTCGATGGTGTTGATTGCATTCTTATATATGCTGGGTTTTATTTTGAGTGGGCTTAAACCCAAACATATGTTATGGATTGGTTCTTCAGCAGCAATTGTGATCTTATTGTCGTTATACTTTCTCAAAGTACCCTGTGATTTTTTAATGCTAGGGCGTACGTTTATAGGAAGTCTATTGTTGGGTTTTTCGATTAGTGTAATGCTCACCTCTAAGGACAGAAAATTATTTCTAAAAACTAAAATATCTGAAATTGATGAGAGAATTCTACGCTTACAAGCATCTGAACTTTTACATTTAAGCCAACATGACGAGTTAACAAAAGTTTCGAATAGACGTACATTTGAAGAAATGTTTAGTTATTACTATGAACTCGCATGTAAAGAAAGTAAGGCCATGTCCGTATTATTTATAGATATTGATTATTTTAAAAATTATAACGATTTTTATGGTCATCAGATGGGGGATCAAGTCATTTCCGCGATTGCGAAAATGATTAAAAGCTCAATTCGGCACATGGATTTCATTGCACGTTATGGGGGCGAGGAATTTGTGGTGCTTTTACCAGAAACATCTGCTCAAGGTGCATATGCTGTAGCAACCAATATTTATCGAGCGATTGATCGGCAGATGATTCAACATGAAAAATCACTAGTTTCTAATCATGTGACCATTAGTTTGGGTATTACGGTGTTTAATGGAAACCCTAAAATTAGTCAAGATTCGGTGATTCATACTGCGGATAAAGCGCTATATAGAGCGAAACAACTTGGACGTAATCAGATTTACTATCAACCACTTCCCAGTGTTGAGTAA
- a CDS encoding NADH:flavin oxidoreductase/NADH oxidase family protein, whose translation MSQIADSIQIRNTTFKNRIIKGAMSEALANHEGQPNELHIGLYEAWAKGGLGCAITGNVMVNIAAKNEPGVVAIETERDLAKLKQWADVGKKYGMVQLIQLSHPGRQCPKGLNKETVAPSAVPFSPMLAAMFGTPRELKHEEILDIIQRFATAAAVCEKAGFEGVQLHGAHGYLISQFLSPLTNKRTDQWGGSIENRMRFLVEIYKAVRAATSENFIISVKLNSADFQRGGITEEDVITVFKTIDEAGIDIIEISGGTYEAPAMAGAKAESRKASTIAREAYFLEFAEKIRQHVACKLMVTGGFRTVAGMNAALQSGACDFIGIARPLAVETDLTDRLIAGNDVRYAVNKIKTGIPFVDKMAIMEIIWYAAQFKAIGQGKKPNPKLSPLIVFLNYAKGNIKAVVKGRVNSRKSA comes from the coding sequence ATGAGTCAGATTGCAGACAGTATTCAAATTCGTAATACCACATTTAAAAACCGCATTATCAAAGGTGCCATGAGTGAAGCACTTGCTAATCACGAAGGGCAGCCAAATGAATTGCACATAGGCTTGTATGAGGCATGGGCAAAAGGTGGTTTAGGTTGTGCGATTACAGGCAATGTGATGGTCAATATTGCTGCCAAAAATGAGCCTGGCGTGGTTGCGATTGAAACTGAACGTGACTTAGCAAAATTAAAGCAATGGGCTGATGTTGGTAAAAAATATGGCATGGTGCAGTTGATTCAATTGTCTCACCCTGGTCGCCAATGTCCAAAAGGTTTGAATAAAGAAACTGTTGCGCCATCGGCAGTTCCTTTTAGTCCAATGCTTGCAGCAATGTTTGGAACTCCCCGAGAACTTAAACATGAAGAAATCTTAGATATTATTCAACGTTTTGCAACAGCCGCAGCAGTGTGTGAAAAAGCAGGATTTGAAGGTGTGCAGCTTCATGGGGCTCATGGTTATCTGATTAGCCAGTTCCTATCTCCATTAACCAATAAACGTACCGATCAATGGGGTGGTTCGATTGAGAATCGTATGCGTTTCTTGGTTGAAATTTATAAGGCTGTCCGTGCTGCAACATCAGAAAACTTTATTATTTCTGTGAAACTTAATTCAGCTGATTTCCAACGTGGTGGAATCACAGAAGAAGATGTCATTACTGTATTCAAAACCATTGATGAAGCTGGTATTGATATTATCGAAATCTCAGGTGGTACCTATGAAGCACCTGCAATGGCAGGTGCTAAAGCTGAATCACGTAAAGCCAGTACCATTGCACGAGAAGCGTATTTCTTAGAATTTGCTGAAAAAATTCGTCAGCATGTGGCGTGCAAATTGATGGTAACGGGTGGTTTCCGTACAGTAGCAGGAATGAATGCAGCACTTCAAAGTGGTGCATGTGATTTTATTGGTATTGCTCGACCACTTGCAGTGGAAACGGATCTTACTGATCGTTTAATTGCAGGCAATGATGTACGTTATGCCGTGAATAAAATTAAAACAGGGATTCCTTTTGTTGATAAAATGGCAATCATGGAAATTATTTGGTATGCGGCACAATTTAAAGCGATTGGGCAGGGTAAAAAACCAAATCCTAAATTGTCACCTTTAATTGTGTTTTTGAATTATGCAAAAGGCAATATCAAGGCTGTTGTTAAAGGTCGGGTGAATTCGCGTAAATCGGCATAA
- a CDS encoding ABC transporter permease, translating to MSPLMRARFHRFRQNKLGVRCLILFSIIFILSLFAEIIANDKPLLVRYQQSFYFPIFKDYPETTFGGVFETATDYQDPAVKQLIQNQGWMISPPVAFSYQSPNLSLTVPVPSKPSSQNWLGTDDQGRDVFARILYGLRVSLLFGFALTLCSAVIGVIVGAIQGYYGGWIDLIGQRVLEVWGGLPMLFIVMILVSMFSPSVYWLFLIMLLFGWTELVGLVRAEFLRARNFDYVRAAQALGVRDHQIIFKHILPNAMSSSLSQIPFMLTANIIALTALDFLGYGLPPDAASLGELLLQGKNNLDSPWLVLSGFFTLAIVLSLLIYIGEAARDAFDPRR from the coding sequence ATGTCACCTCTGATGCGCGCACGATTTCACCGTTTTAGACAAAATAAATTGGGCGTTCGTTGTCTCATTCTATTTTCAATCATTTTTATTTTGTCATTATTTGCTGAGATTATTGCTAACGATAAACCTTTGTTGGTTCGTTATCAGCAGTCTTTTTATTTTCCTATTTTTAAAGACTATCCAGAAACCACGTTCGGTGGTGTCTTTGAAACGGCGACAGATTATCAAGACCCTGCGGTAAAACAACTAATTCAAAATCAAGGCTGGATGATTTCTCCACCCGTTGCATTTTCTTATCAGTCACCAAATCTTTCGCTTACTGTACCAGTTCCCTCCAAACCGAGTTCACAAAACTGGCTTGGAACGGATGATCAGGGACGAGATGTATTCGCTCGTATTCTCTACGGTTTACGTGTTTCTCTCCTATTTGGCTTTGCTCTGACACTTTGTTCCGCCGTGATTGGTGTTATTGTCGGTGCAATTCAGGGCTATTACGGTGGTTGGATCGATTTAATTGGGCAACGTGTCTTAGAAGTATGGGGTGGTTTACCTATGCTTTTTATCGTCATGATTTTGGTCAGTATGTTTAGCCCTAGTGTCTATTGGTTGTTTTTGATCATGTTGTTGTTTGGTTGGACAGAATTAGTGGGTTTAGTCAGAGCAGAGTTTTTGCGTGCCCGAAATTTTGATTATGTTCGTGCGGCTCAAGCCTTGGGTGTTCGTGATCATCAAATTATTTTTAAGCATATTTTACCCAATGCCATGAGTTCTAGCTTGTCGCAAATCCCTTTTATGTTGACCGCCAATATTATCGCTTTAACTGCATTAGATTTTTTGGGTTATGGTTTACCACCAGATGCTGCTTCACTTGGGGAGCTATTATTACAGGGTAAAAATAACCTAGATTCACCTTGGTTGGTACTTTCAGGATTCTTTACTTTAGCAATTGTACTTTCTTTACTGATTTATATTGGGGAGGCGGCGCGTGATGCATTCGACCCAAGACGATAA
- the pyrC gene encoding dihydroorotase, whose product MNTITLLQPDDWHAHLRDGLALKRTVPDLAKQFARAICMPNLVPPVKTVEEALAYRDRILAHVPEGLHFDPRMVLYFTDFTSPQEVLKIKESEYVNAIKLYPAGATTNSDNGVSDIRKVYAVIEQLEEHQVPLLLHGEVTHNHVDIFDREKRFLDEILSPLLKQFPKLKVVLEHITTSDAANFVLEQDRNVAATITPQHLLFNRNDMLVGGVKPHFYCLPILKRQTHQTTLLEVATSGSPKFFLGTDSAPHAQNAKENACGCAGCYSAPNAIELYAQAFDQVGKLERLEGFASMFGADFYGLPRNTSTITLVKEENTVAESFDYLDGQKIIPLHAGKTLQWRKV is encoded by the coding sequence TTGAATACGATTACACTTTTACAGCCAGATGATTGGCACGCTCACTTGCGTGATGGATTAGCTTTAAAACGTACTGTTCCAGATCTTGCGAAACAATTTGCACGCGCGATCTGTATGCCGAACTTAGTTCCACCAGTCAAAACTGTAGAAGAAGCTTTGGCATATCGAGATCGTATTCTCGCTCATGTTCCAGAAGGACTACATTTTGATCCGCGTATGGTTCTTTATTTTACAGATTTCACTTCCCCTCAAGAAGTTCTTAAAATCAAAGAATCTGAATATGTAAATGCGATCAAACTATACCCCGCTGGCGCAACGACAAATTCGGATAATGGCGTTAGCGATATTCGTAAAGTCTATGCAGTGATTGAACAACTTGAAGAACATCAAGTCCCTTTATTACTTCACGGTGAAGTAACTCATAACCATGTAGATATTTTCGACCGCGAGAAACGTTTCTTGGATGAAATTCTTTCTCCATTATTGAAACAGTTCCCTAAGCTCAAAGTCGTACTTGAACATATCACGACCAGTGATGCAGCAAACTTTGTTCTTGAACAAGATCGTAATGTAGCTGCAACAATTACACCTCAACATTTACTTTTTAATCGAAATGATATGTTGGTTGGTGGTGTGAAGCCTCATTTCTATTGCTTGCCGATTTTAAAACGTCAAACACACCAAACAACTTTATTAGAAGTGGCAACAAGCGGTAGTCCAAAATTCTTCTTAGGTACTGATAGTGCGCCACACGCTCAAAATGCCAAGGAAAATGCTTGTGGTTGTGCAGGCTGCTATAGTGCACCAAATGCGATTGAGCTTTATGCACAAGCATTTGATCAAGTTGGCAAGTTAGAGCGCTTGGAAGGTTTTGCAAGTATGTTCGGTGCTGATTTCTATGGCTTGCCAAGAAATACATCAACCATTACGTTGGTGAAAGAAGAAAATACCGTTGCAGAATCATTTGATTATCTTGATGGTCAAAAAATTATCCCACTTCATGCAGGTAAGACACTGCAATGGAGAAAAGTGTGA
- the rnt gene encoding ribonuclease T, giving the protein MEKSVTHEENQAPVIGQRFRGFLPVVVDVETAGFNSQTDALLEIACIPIVYDQQGQFIPGPAFHAHINPFEGANLDRRSLDFIGIDPFNPMRVAMAEDERGALRRIFKSLNEVRKAQHCTHAVLVGHNAHFDLGFLQAAIARSGTKNQNPFHSFSVFDTVTLSAVMFGQTVLARACIQAGIEFDGKEAHSALYDTQKTAELFCYILNKLSPHLLDSLVTEP; this is encoded by the coding sequence ATGGAGAAAAGTGTGACACACGAAGAAAACCAAGCTCCTGTCATTGGTCAACGTTTCCGTGGATTCTTACCTGTTGTAGTCGATGTTGAAACAGCAGGTTTTAACTCACAAACGGATGCTTTGCTTGAAATAGCATGTATCCCAATTGTCTATGATCAACAGGGACAATTTATACCTGGTCCTGCTTTTCATGCACACATTAATCCATTTGAAGGTGCTAATCTCGATCGTCGTTCTTTAGACTTTATTGGAATTGATCCTTTCAATCCTATGCGTGTTGCAATGGCTGAAGATGAACGCGGTGCTTTACGCCGTATTTTTAAATCATTGAATGAAGTCCGAAAAGCACAGCATTGCACACATGCTGTACTGGTTGGACACAATGCACACTTTGATTTAGGTTTTTTACAAGCTGCTATCGCACGTTCAGGAACTAAAAACCAAAATCCTTTTCATAGTTTTTCAGTTTTTGACACGGTCACGCTTAGTGCTGTGATGTTTGGACAAACTGTATTGGCAAGAGCATGTATTCAAGCTGGAATTGAGTTTGATGGTAAAGAAGCTCATTCTGCTTTATACGATACGCAAAAGACAGCAGAACTGTTTTGCTATATTTTGAACAAACTGTCTCCTCATCTTCTTGACAGTTTAGTGACAGAGCCCTAA